The Microcoleus sp. FACHB-68 genome contains the following window.
TCAATAACTGTGTGGACGTAGTCCGCGCTCGCCACCAGTTAGAGGCAATTAATTTGTTGGGGATTTGTCAGGGAGGAACCTTCAGTCTTTGCTACAGTTCCCTTTACCCAGACAAGGTGAAAAACCTGATTGTTATGGTGACTCCAGTTGATTTTCATATCAATGAGGGACTTCTCAATGTTTGGGGTGGATGCAGTCTGGGTTCACAAGCTCTAGACGTGGATCTTATGGTGGATACGCTGGGCAATATTCCGGGTGACTTCTTGAACTTAGAGTTTATACTGCTGAAGCCTTTTCAGTTAGGGATTCAGAAGTATATAGACCTTCTAGAAACCATCGACTCTGAAGACAAGCTGCTCAACTTTCTGCGGATGGAAAAGTGGATTTTTGATAGTCCTGACCAAGCTGGGGAAGCCTACCGGCAGTTTATGAAAGATTTCTACCAGCAAAACAAACTCATTAAAGGTCAGGTCGAAATCGGGAAGAAGCGAGTCGATTTGGGTAATATTCGCATACCAATTTTGAATATCTACGCCGAGCAGGATCACCTAGTTCCTTCAGCATCCTCCTTAGCTCTTGAAAAATATATTGGTAGTGAAGATTACACCGTGCGCTCCTTCCCAGTTGGCCACATCGGGATGTACGTGAGTAGTAAGGTGCAGCGAGACCTGCCTCCAACGATCGCCGATTGGCTTAAAGTGCGAACCTAAAACAGTATTTGTTATTGTTTGATACTTGCTTCCTTGTTCTCGTTGCGGCGTCCGAACAGGGTGCGAACAGCAGTAAAAACTTCGGGCGCTGCGAGGACGATGGATGCCAACGAGGCAACCGTCGCAACTTGGCAATACTCACAAAACGCTTTGTTCTCGCTCCATTCTTCACGCGCTAACTCGGCAGAAACAACTCCATCTAGCACGAGCTTAACGCCCATTGCGATAGGGAGAAGGGGGTTGCGCCTAGCGCGATCAAGACCACCCGCCGCAGCCAACCAGGCCGTGAGGGCGTAGTTAACCACCATGATTGGCCCATCTGGTGAGTTAAACCGGCTGTAAGCGTAATTAGAAGCGTCAACGCGATCAGCATCGAAAAGCTTTTGTCCTGGAGGATCGGGTAGGTGACTGACGACGCCGGTTTGGTAGAGCGTAACGAGTTGTCCCATTGAACCTCCGAGCATAGACAAGCCGATAATTGCTCGCCGGCGCGTCATGTCGGGGTTCTTTCCTTTACGCAATTCCTCACTCAGTTGTATTGGCTCCATAAGGCGCAATCCTCTATAACGTATGGGTTGGCGAGGCAGCAAGAAAAGCGGGGGTTTTCGAGGTAGTGCGTCAACGAGTTCGCCCTGCGCTTGCTGCAGCTCAATTTCCTACTATTTTGGAGAATCCTGTTAAATGCGTACACTTACGCAGGAGGTAGTTTTAAAACGCTCTATTAAAAATATG
Protein-coding sequences here:
- the phaC gene encoding class III poly(R)-hydroxyalkanoic acid synthase subunit PhaC, with the protein product MTAKYQVSDWDLTQKLGRGMEILNRLREEDIQVGLTPKEEVYREDKVVLYRFMPKVESSLNIPILISYALLNRPSIVDLQEGRSLVANLLNLGLDIYLIDWGYPSRADRWLTLDDYINGYINNCVDVVRARHQLEAINLLGICQGGTFSLCYSSLYPDKVKNLIVMVTPVDFHINEGLLNVWGGCSLGSQALDVDLMVDTLGNIPGDFLNLEFILLKPFQLGIQKYIDLLETIDSEDKLLNFLRMEKWIFDSPDQAGEAYRQFMKDFYQQNKLIKGQVEIGKKRVDLGNIRIPILNIYAEQDHLVPSASSLALEKYIGSEDYTVRSFPVGHIGMYVSSKVQRDLPPTIADWLKVRT
- a CDS encoding vitamin K epoxide reductase family protein codes for the protein MEPIQLSEELRKGKNPDMTRRRAIIGLSMLGGSMGQLVTLYQTGVVSHLPDPPGQKLFDADRVDASNYAYSRFNSPDGPIMVVNYALTAWLAAAGGLDRARRNPLLPIAMGVKLVLDGVVSAELAREEWSENKAFCEYCQVATVASLASIVLAAPEVFTAVRTLFGRRNENKEASIKQ